From Streptomonospora salina, the proteins below share one genomic window:
- a CDS encoding DUF6297 family protein gives MSSRIPEAGPKERASGRRRRTRTVLRTLRRRRTARPSERSGGIAYRVYLAVVGGSLIAVPLATAVHQTLRSGAAPPERAADPVFALPFFAAAALLLVLWSAVYDATVRGAVRIEPAVIDWVLTQPVDRSAVLRPALWRTVAARTALGAVLGLAAIIGLWRFAVPAPVDGAVAPLARAALAGALTGALTATSGAAATVCRRRALAALRPFYYLVLLLFCGAGVQAWASPGPTSATGLVLWSGPWGWASQAFSPPAVSGSAAPWPALLLLAALVAGTLVWSMRTLPRRAHRRQLKAHAAAAMGVRSGFWVVDPNLLHTTFAGSHVSSRYRIRLPPPRRTWLTVPWRDALAALRSPIALLRACLLSAAAVAVAHAPTDPVSTVGLVLTAAVPALHYAAASQLLGAARAEATDPRLARYFPCTPGALGLLHGLVPSALLVAITALSGTAAAVASDTDGHLAVRAVLLALAAVAAALVSVYRGTLPLYLAVGYDTPFGNSAPVQILLWHAAGPASLVALAWPTVSGALDEPWTAALWLLAGTAALAWWARRRARTALDSAV, from the coding sequence GTGAGTAGCCGGATTCCGGAGGCCGGTCCGAAGGAGCGGGCGTCGGGACGGCGCCGGCGCACGAGAACCGTCCTCCGCACGCTTCGGCGCCGTCGCACGGCCCGGCCCTCCGAGCGCAGCGGCGGTATCGCTTACCGGGTATACCTGGCGGTCGTCGGCGGCTCGCTGATCGCGGTTCCCCTGGCCACCGCCGTTCATCAGACGCTGCGCTCCGGCGCCGCCCCGCCGGAGCGGGCGGCGGATCCGGTGTTCGCCCTGCCGTTCTTCGCCGCCGCCGCGCTTCTTCTCGTGCTGTGGAGCGCGGTCTACGACGCCACGGTCCGGGGCGCCGTGCGCATCGAGCCGGCCGTCATCGACTGGGTTCTCACACAGCCCGTCGACCGGTCGGCGGTGCTGCGCCCGGCACTGTGGCGCACGGTCGCAGCGCGAACCGCCCTCGGCGCAGTACTCGGACTCGCAGCGATCATCGGGCTATGGCGGTTCGCGGTCCCCGCTCCTGTGGACGGCGCGGTCGCGCCCCTGGCCCGGGCAGCGCTGGCCGGAGCACTCACCGGGGCGCTTACCGCGACATCGGGAGCGGCGGCCACCGTGTGTCGGCGGCGTGCGCTCGCGGCGCTGCGCCCGTTCTACTACCTGGTGCTGCTGCTGTTCTGCGGCGCCGGCGTGCAGGCGTGGGCGAGCCCGGGGCCGACATCGGCAACCGGTCTCGTCCTGTGGTCCGGCCCCTGGGGATGGGCGTCCCAGGCGTTTTCGCCCCCGGCCGTGTCGGGGAGCGCAGCGCCCTGGCCGGCGCTGCTGCTCCTGGCCGCGCTCGTCGCCGGCACGCTGGTCTGGTCGATGCGCACCCTGCCGCGTCGTGCCCACCGCCGCCAGCTCAAGGCCCACGCCGCCGCGGCGATGGGCGTGCGCAGCGGTTTCTGGGTCGTCGACCCGAACCTGCTGCATACGACGTTCGCGGGTTCGCACGTCAGCAGCCGCTACCGGATCCGCCTGCCCCCGCCGCGGCGCACGTGGCTGACCGTGCCCTGGCGCGACGCACTCGCCGCCCTCCGGTCACCGATCGCTTTGCTGCGCGCCTGCCTGCTGTCCGCGGCCGCGGTCGCGGTGGCGCACGCGCCGACCGATCCGGTCTCGACGGTCGGCCTCGTGCTGACCGCTGCGGTTCCGGCACTGCATTACGCGGCCGCATCCCAGCTCCTGGGCGCCGCCCGGGCGGAGGCCACCGATCCGCGGTTGGCGCGGTACTTCCCCTGCACACCCGGCGCACTGGGTCTCCTGCACGGGCTCGTGCCTTCGGCGCTGCTCGTGGCGATCACCGCGCTGTCCGGCACCGCCGCGGCCGTCGCGTCGGACACGGACGGCCACCTCGCCGTCCGCGCCGTGCTCCTGGCCCTCGCAGCGGTCGCCGCCGCACTCGTCAGCGTGTACCGGGGGACGCTGCCGCTCTACCTCGCGGTGGGCTACGACACCCCCTTCGGCAACAGCGCTCCGGTGCAGATACTGCTCTGGCACGCCGCAGGGCCGGCGAGCCTGGTGGCGCTCGCCTGGCCCACCGTTTCGGGTGCACTGGACGAGCCGTGGACCGCTGCGCTTTGGCTGCTCGCCGGAACGGCGGCCCTGGCCTGGTGGGCGCGGCGCCGGGCGCGGACAGCTTTGGACAGCGCCGTCTGA
- a CDS encoding ABC transporter ATP-binding protein yields MPSHDRPAVLFDDVVRAYSPAHAIGPVNLRADAGECVALVGANGSGKSTMLRVASGTDRPTAGSVSVLGAPPRPTDPEFRRAVFVLEELSYFPDLSVREHLELVAAGHGLGRGGDARISETLARCRLDAHARANPRTLSRGQRQLLAIASMLLPPQPRVFVLDEPESHLDGPARTWLGATLQRIKDEGGVVLLATHQSSLADRLADRTVELDEGEPRSGDGSRGDGGTGGE; encoded by the coding sequence TTGCCGTCCCACGACCGACCGGCGGTGCTCTTCGACGACGTCGTGCGCGCGTACAGTCCGGCCCACGCCATAGGCCCGGTGAACCTCCGTGCCGACGCCGGCGAATGCGTCGCACTGGTGGGCGCCAACGGGTCGGGGAAGTCGACGATGCTGCGCGTCGCCTCCGGCACGGACCGACCGACGGCGGGGAGCGTCTCCGTACTCGGGGCGCCGCCCCGCCCGACCGACCCCGAGTTCCGGCGAGCCGTTTTCGTCCTTGAGGAGCTCAGCTACTTTCCCGACCTCAGCGTGCGTGAGCACCTGGAACTGGTGGCGGCCGGGCATGGTCTGGGCCGAGGCGGCGACGCCCGGATCTCCGAGACCCTCGCCCGGTGCCGGCTCGACGCCCACGCCCGAGCCAATCCCCGGACGCTGAGCCGCGGCCAGCGGCAGTTGCTGGCGATCGCGTCCATGCTGCTACCGCCGCAGCCGCGCGTATTCGTCCTCGACGAACCGGAGAGCCATCTCGACGGCCCCGCTCGGACATGGCTGGGCGCCACCCTGCAACGCATCAAGGACGAGGGCGGAGTCGTGCTGTTGGCGACGCACCAGAGCTCCCTGGCGGATCGGCTGGCGGACCGGACCGTCGAGTTGGACGAAGGGGAGCCGCGAAGCGGCGACGGGTCCCGCGGAGACGGCGGGACCGGCGGTGAGTAG
- a CDS encoding MerR family transcriptional regulator encodes MHIGELSRQTEANAHQLRYYEAQGLLEPDRTAAGYRVYGQADVVKVKQIRHLLDAGLSTDDIAYLLPCATGETPDLVGCPELLAAMRTRLSRLDERVDTLTRSREALARYIDEAARIGGETYGPFGTTAPEPTPA; translated from the coding sequence TTGCACATCGGAGAGTTGAGTCGCCAGACCGAGGCCAACGCCCATCAGTTGCGGTACTACGAAGCACAGGGACTGCTGGAGCCGGACCGCACCGCGGCCGGATACCGGGTGTACGGCCAGGCGGACGTCGTCAAGGTCAAGCAGATCCGGCACCTCCTCGACGCCGGATTGTCGACCGACGACATCGCCTACCTGCTGCCGTGCGCAACCGGGGAAACCCCCGATCTCGTCGGCTGCCCGGAGCTTCTGGCGGCCATGCGGACCCGGCTGAGCCGCTTGGACGAGCGGGTAGACACACTGACCCGCTCCCGAGAGGCGTTGGCCCGCTACATCGACGAAGCCGCACGAATCGGCGGCGAAACCTACGGCCCCTTCGGCACTACCGCGCCGGAGCCGACCCCCGCCTGA
- a CDS encoding imine reductase family protein has product MTSQPDSDVTIIGLGLMGRALAGALLKAGNRVTVWNRTAAKAEGLLAQGALLADSAGNAVKASPVTIACVSDYRALQQAFTPDSAELDGRLLVNLASGDSAQAREMARWAERRGARYLDGAIMAVPATVGTAEAVILLSGPKTAVDRQRAVLDTLGTATYLGADHGLSALYDAAGLSMMWGVLNAWLHGVALLATADIAAAAYTPFAVQMAHGTVGWLAGYADQVDSGTYPPDDATLATHAGGMAHLVEESERLGVDAKLPRLFMSLVDRAISAGHAGESYPALIEQFDQGAGMTGDTDGPGGCAADLPAAYISMWNERNPRSRQSIGAEVFTPDAYYVDPDTSAQGRRAIDTYVAGWQERFPGFVFTLGEVTGHHDVAHFGWTFGPPGGPPAASGVDVLVIEQDRISRVCGFFD; this is encoded by the coding sequence ATGACTTCGCAACCGGATTCCGACGTGACGATCATCGGCCTCGGTCTCATGGGCAGGGCGCTGGCAGGCGCGCTTCTCAAGGCGGGAAACCGGGTCACCGTGTGGAACCGCACGGCCGCCAAAGCAGAGGGGCTTCTGGCTCAGGGGGCGCTGCTCGCCGACTCCGCCGGAAACGCGGTCAAGGCGAGCCCGGTGACCATCGCGTGCGTCTCCGACTACCGGGCACTGCAGCAGGCGTTCACTCCGGACTCCGCTGAGCTCGATGGTCGGCTCCTGGTCAACCTGGCGTCGGGCGATTCGGCGCAGGCCCGCGAGATGGCCCGATGGGCCGAACGACGTGGTGCCCGTTATCTCGACGGTGCGATCATGGCAGTCCCGGCGACCGTCGGCACCGCCGAGGCGGTGATTCTGCTGAGCGGCCCCAAGACCGCCGTGGACCGTCAGCGGGCCGTCCTCGACACGCTCGGAACCGCCACCTATCTCGGTGCGGACCACGGCCTGTCCGCTCTGTACGACGCCGCCGGCCTGAGCATGATGTGGGGCGTCCTCAACGCCTGGCTCCATGGCGTCGCCCTGCTTGCGACCGCTGACATCGCCGCCGCCGCCTACACCCCGTTCGCGGTGCAGATGGCGCACGGAACCGTCGGGTGGCTGGCAGGTTATGCCGACCAGGTCGACAGTGGAACGTACCCGCCCGACGACGCGACGCTCGCCACCCATGCGGGAGGAATGGCCCATCTCGTCGAGGAGAGCGAGAGGCTGGGCGTCGACGCGAAACTCCCGAGGCTGTTCATGTCGCTGGTGGACCGGGCGATCAGTGCCGGCCACGCAGGGGAGAGCTACCCGGCTCTGATCGAGCAGTTCGATCAGGGAGCGGGCATGACAGGCGACACGGATGGCCCGGGCGGCTGCGCCGCCGACCTGCCGGCGGCCTACATCTCGATGTGGAACGAGCGGAACCCGCGATCCAGACAGTCGATCGGTGCCGAGGTCTTCACCCCGGACGCGTACTACGTCGACCCCGATACCTCGGCCCAGGGCAGGAGGGCGATCGACACCTATGTCGCAGGCTGGCAGGAGCGGTTCCCCGGTTTCGTCTTCACCCTCGGCGAGGTGACCGGCCACCACGATGTCGCGCACTTCGGCTGGACCTTCGGGCCGCCTGGCGGGCCGCCGGCAGCCTCGGGCGTGGACGTACTGGTCATCGAGCAGGACCGAATCAGCAGGGTCTGCGGCTTCTTCGACTAG
- a CDS encoding PepSY-associated TM helix domain-containing protein, translated as MSRETATDRPAPDAPAPEPSGRRRAWAALRPLVLRLHFYAGVFVAPFILVAAVSGLLYVWTPQIEEAVFADQLRVEPAGTSLRLSEQVRIAEEELPDAELDAVRPATTDEDSTRVLFDVPRFEGSHRMTVFVDPHGGEVLGVMETYGTSGALPVATWIDTLHRSLHLGDVGRLYSELAASWMWLVALGGVGLWVSRKRSSGSSRESDSSRSSRSSRSSRSSGGRARRLLLPGAGTSRGRMRSMSVHGATGLWLAVGLLFLSATGMTWSQYAGANISELRERLSWSTPAVSTQAPTDPSGPQDAADPGSGAGVDAVLDSAREAGLDGPVEVVVPDSATPVYVVDQVDRSWPTRVDSAAVSAETGEVTDVVRFENYPLMAKFSRWGIDAHMGVLFGVANQLVLTALAGGLITVVAMGYRMWWQRRPARAGAAAVGRPYPRGSFLALPVPYKVAVAAVLAVVGVAVPLLGASLLLFLVVDALLGWRARRKGRDPRAAGPDAPRAAPEGRRAAADPAASDPGSARR; from the coding sequence ATGTCCCGCGAAACCGCCACCGACAGACCCGCACCGGACGCGCCGGCGCCGGAACCCTCCGGCCGCCGCCGGGCGTGGGCGGCACTGCGCCCGCTGGTGCTGCGCCTGCACTTCTACGCCGGGGTGTTCGTCGCCCCCTTCATCCTGGTCGCCGCCGTCTCCGGGCTGCTGTACGTGTGGACGCCCCAGATCGAAGAGGCGGTCTTCGCCGATCAGCTGCGTGTGGAGCCCGCCGGGACGTCCCTGCGGCTGAGTGAGCAGGTGCGGATCGCCGAGGAGGAACTTCCGGACGCGGAACTCGACGCGGTCCGCCCGGCCACCACGGACGAGGACTCCACCCGGGTACTGTTCGACGTCCCCCGGTTCGAGGGCAGCCACCGGATGACCGTGTTCGTCGACCCCCACGGCGGCGAGGTGCTCGGTGTGATGGAGACCTACGGCACCAGCGGCGCCCTCCCGGTGGCCACCTGGATCGACACGCTGCACCGCAGCCTGCATCTGGGCGACGTGGGACGCCTGTACAGCGAACTGGCGGCGAGCTGGATGTGGCTGGTCGCGCTGGGCGGCGTCGGGCTGTGGGTGTCGCGCAAGCGGAGCTCGGGCTCGTCCCGAGAGTCGGACTCCTCGCGCTCCTCGCGCTCCTCGCGCTCCTCGCGCTCCTCGGGCGGCCGGGCGCGCCGGTTGCTGCTGCCCGGGGCGGGGACCTCGCGGGGGCGCATGCGGTCGATGTCGGTGCACGGCGCCACCGGCCTGTGGCTCGCCGTGGGGCTGCTGTTCCTGTCGGCGACCGGGATGACGTGGTCGCAGTACGCCGGCGCCAACATCAGCGAGTTGCGGGAGCGGCTGTCCTGGAGCACCCCGGCCGTCTCCACACAGGCGCCGACGGACCCGTCCGGTCCGCAGGACGCGGCGGATCCGGGCTCCGGCGCCGGGGTCGACGCGGTGCTGGACAGCGCGCGCGAGGCCGGGTTGGACGGTCCCGTCGAGGTGGTCGTGCCCGACAGCGCCACCCCGGTCTACGTGGTGGACCAGGTCGACCGCAGCTGGCCCACACGCGTGGACTCGGCCGCCGTCTCGGCGGAGACCGGGGAGGTCACCGACGTCGTCCGCTTCGAGAACTATCCGCTGATGGCCAAGTTCAGCCGGTGGGGCATCGACGCCCACATGGGCGTGCTCTTCGGCGTAGCCAACCAGCTTGTGCTGACGGCGCTGGCCGGCGGGCTGATCACCGTGGTGGCCATGGGCTACCGCATGTGGTGGCAGCGGCGGCCCGCCCGGGCGGGCGCTGCGGCGGTGGGGCGCCCGTACCCGCGCGGCTCCTTCCTGGCCCTGCCCGTGCCCTACAAGGTCGCGGTCGCGGCTGTGCTGGCGGTGGTCGGCGTGGCCGTGCCCCTGTTGGGCGCGTCGCTGCTGCTGTTCCTCGTCGTGGACGCCCTCCTGGGGTGGCGGGCGCGCCGGAAGGGCCGGGATCCGCGCGCAGCGGGACCGGACGCGCCGCGTGCGGCCCCCGAGGGGCGGCGGGCGGCCGCGGATCCGGCGGCGTCCGACCCCGGATCCGCGCGGCGGTGA
- a CDS encoding macrolide family glycosyltransferase: protein MPQRAHIAVVGVPAVSHVLPGLEIVRELVRRGHRVTYADDPVVADLITGVGAELVPFTTTLPLDDAEWPDDPVTGMDIFLDDAISSLPVIRAAYENDRPDVFLYDIGGYSARVLGIDWDIPAVQLSPSYVAWAGYEDDVLPWLRAQPGAEEHFAKFESWLAENGVHGLDPTSFAGRPDRALALVPRAMQPHADTVADTVTFVGPCFGDRTDQGSWNRPEDAEKVLLVSLGSAYTNRPEFYRRCLQAFGNLPGWHVVLQIGTYVDPAELGEIPGNVEVRSWVPQLAVLHEADAFVTHAGMGGAGEGLYTGTPMIAVPQAVDQFDNADRLQELGVARRIDTDDAAPEALRSALLELTADPEVARRLTGFSAGLQAGGTAYAADLIEAEVPGLQR from the coding sequence ATGCCCCAGCGCGCCCATATCGCCGTGGTCGGCGTGCCCGCCGTCAGCCACGTTCTGCCCGGTCTGGAGATCGTCCGCGAGCTGGTGCGGCGCGGCCACCGCGTCACCTACGCCGACGATCCCGTGGTGGCCGACCTGATCACCGGTGTCGGCGCCGAACTGGTCCCGTTCACCACCACCCTGCCGCTCGACGACGCGGAGTGGCCGGACGACCCCGTCACGGGGATGGACATCTTCCTCGACGACGCCATCAGCAGCCTGCCCGTCATCCGCGCCGCCTACGAGAACGACCGCCCGGACGTGTTCCTCTACGACATCGGCGGCTACTCCGCCCGGGTGCTGGGGATCGACTGGGACATTCCCGCCGTGCAGCTCTCACCTTCCTATGTCGCGTGGGCCGGCTACGAGGACGACGTCCTGCCGTGGTTGCGCGCGCAGCCGGGCGCCGAGGAGCACTTCGCGAAGTTCGAATCCTGGCTGGCGGAGAACGGCGTGCACGGGCTGGATCCCACCTCGTTCGCCGGCAGGCCGGATCGGGCGCTGGCGCTGGTCCCGCGCGCGATGCAGCCCCACGCCGACACCGTCGCCGACACCGTCACGTTCGTCGGCCCCTGCTTCGGCGACCGCACCGACCAGGGATCCTGGAACCGTCCCGAGGATGCGGAGAAGGTGCTGCTGGTCTCACTGGGGTCGGCCTATACCAACCGGCCCGAGTTCTACCGCCGGTGTCTGCAGGCTTTCGGGAACCTTCCGGGCTGGCACGTGGTGCTCCAGATCGGAACGTATGTCGACCCCGCGGAGCTGGGCGAGATCCCGGGCAACGTGGAGGTCCGCTCCTGGGTGCCGCAGCTGGCCGTGCTGCACGAGGCCGATGCGTTCGTCACCCACGCCGGGATGGGCGGAGCAGGCGAGGGCCTGTACACCGGGACTCCGATGATCGCGGTGCCGCAGGCCGTCGACCAGTTCGACAACGCCGACCGGCTCCAGGAACTCGGTGTGGCACGCCGCATCGACACCGACGACGCCGCTCCCGAGGCGCTGCGCTCCGCGCTGCTGGAACTGACCGCCGACCCCGAGGTCGCCCGGCGCCTGACCGGCTTCAGCGCGGGTCTCCAGGCCGGGGGCACCGCTTATGCGGCCGACCTCATCGAGGCGGAGGTGCCGGGTCTTCAGCGGTGA